A window of the Bacteroides thetaiotaomicron VPI-5482 genome harbors these coding sequences:
- a CDS encoding V-type ATP synthase subunit A: MATKGTVSGVIANMVTLVVDGPVAQNEICYISTGGDRLMAEVIKVVGSHVYVQVFESTRGLKVGAEAEFTGHMLEVTLGPGMLSKNYDGLQNDLDKMDGVFLKRGQYTYPLDKERIWHFVPMVSAGDKVVASAWLGQVDENFQPLKIMAPFTMNGTATVKTIMPEGDYKIEDTIAILTDEEGNDIPVTMIQKWPVKRAMTNYKEKPRPFKLLETGVRVIDTLNPIVEGGTGFIPGPFGTGKTVLQHAISKQAEADIVIIAACGERANEVVEIFTEFPELVDPHTGRKLMERTIIIANTSNMPVAAREASVYTAMSLAEYYRSMGLKVLLMADSTSRWAQALREMSNRMEELPGPDAFPMDISAIISNFYGRAGYVKLNNDETGSITFIGTVSPAGGNLKEPVTENTKKVARCFYALEQDRADKKRYPAVNPIDSYSKYIEYPEFEEYIKDHINDEWIGKVNELKTRLQRGKEIAEQINILGDDGVPVEYHVIFWKSELIDFVILQQDAFDEVDSVTPMERQEAILNMIIDICHTEFEFENFNEVMDYFKKMINVCKQMNYSKFKSEQYEGFQQQLKELIAERSVK; this comes from the coding sequence ATGGCAACAAAAGGAACTGTTAGTGGCGTTATTGCCAACATGGTGACCCTCGTCGTTGACGGCCCGGTAGCTCAGAATGAGATTTGTTATATCTCTACCGGTGGCGATAGATTGATGGCGGAGGTGATTAAGGTTGTAGGTTCGCATGTGTATGTTCAGGTGTTCGAAAGCACACGTGGACTGAAGGTGGGCGCCGAAGCCGAATTTACAGGACACATGCTTGAAGTGACCTTGGGTCCGGGTATGTTATCGAAAAACTATGACGGTCTGCAAAACGACCTTGACAAGATGGACGGTGTTTTCCTGAAAAGAGGACAATATACATATCCGTTGGATAAAGAACGTATATGGCATTTTGTTCCGATGGTGAGCGCCGGTGATAAAGTGGTGGCTTCCGCATGGCTGGGACAAGTGGATGAAAACTTCCAGCCGCTGAAAATTATGGCTCCGTTTACTATGAATGGAACGGCTACCGTAAAAACGATTATGCCCGAAGGGGATTATAAAATAGAAGATACAATTGCTATTCTGACAGACGAGGAAGGAAATGACATTCCGGTGACTATGATTCAGAAATGGCCGGTGAAACGGGCTATGACGAATTATAAAGAAAAACCGCGTCCTTTCAAATTGTTGGAGACCGGTGTACGTGTTATTGATACGCTGAACCCGATTGTAGAAGGTGGTACAGGATTTATCCCCGGTCCGTTCGGTACAGGCAAGACAGTGCTTCAGCATGCTATTTCCAAACAGGCAGAAGCGGATATCGTAATTATCGCGGCTTGTGGTGAACGTGCCAACGAGGTAGTGGAAATCTTTACAGAATTCCCGGAATTGGTGGACCCGCATACAGGACGCAAATTGATGGAGCGTACCATTATTATTGCAAATACTTCAAACATGCCGGTAGCCGCCCGTGAAGCATCTGTATATACAGCAATGTCTTTGGCTGAGTATTACCGTTCGATGGGACTGAAGGTATTGCTGATGGCCGACTCTACTTCCCGTTGGGCACAGGCATTGCGTGAAATGTCCAACCGTATGGAAGAATTGCCCGGACCGGATGCGTTCCCAATGGATATTTCTGCTATTATTTCTAACTTCTATGGCCGTGCAGGTTATGTAAAACTGAATAACGACGAGACCGGCTCAATTACTTTTATCGGTACGGTGTCACCTGCCGGAGGTAACTTGAAGGAGCCTGTAACGGAAAACACAAAGAAGGTAGCCCGTTGTTTCTACGCACTGGAACAGGACCGTGCCGACAAGAAACGTTATCCGGCTGTGAATCCGATTGACTCATATTCCAAATATATCGAATATCCGGAATTTGAAGAATATATCAAAGATCATATCAATGATGAATGGATCGGTAAAGTGAATGAGCTTAAAACCCGTTTGCAGCGTGGTAAAGAAATTGCCGAACAAATCAACATTCTGGGTGATGACGGTGTACCTGTAGAATACCATGTTATCTTCTGGAAATCTGAACTGATCGACTTCGTAATCCTGCAGCAGGATGCCTTTGATGAGGTGGACTCGGTAACTCCGATGGAACGTCAGGAAGCTATCCTGAATATGATCATAGATATCTGTCATACAGAATTTGAATTTGAAAACTTCAATGAAGTAATGGATTACTTCAAGAAAATGATCAATGTCTGTAAGCAGATGAACTACTCGAAGTTCAAATCAGAGCAGTACGAAGGGTTCCAGCAGCAATTAAAAGAACTGATTGCCGAAAGAAGCGTTAAATAG
- a CDS encoding DUF2764 domain-containing protein, with translation MSSKYYYLVAGLPELTLEDSKLSYTVADFKTEIYSGLSASDQKLIDLFYLKFDNANVLKLLKDKEAEIDRRGNYSAAELTEYISILKEGGEISPKEFPSYLSTFISDYLNTPAESIVLQEDHLAALYYEHAMKCGNKFVSSWFEFNLNINNILVAFTARKFKWDIASHIVGNTEVCEALRTSSARDFGLSGEVDVFESLVKTSEITELVEREKKLDALRWNWMEDAIFFDYFTVERIFAFLLKLEMIERWISLDKERGNQLFRSIIESLKNEVQIPAEFR, from the coding sequence ATGAGTAGTAAATACTATTACTTGGTAGCCGGTTTGCCGGAACTCACTCTGGAGGACAGTAAACTGAGCTATACAGTAGCCGATTTTAAAACCGAAATCTACAGTGGATTGTCTGCTTCAGACCAGAAGTTGATTGACCTGTTCTATCTGAAGTTTGATAATGCCAACGTGTTGAAACTCCTCAAAGACAAAGAGGCGGAAATAGACAGACGGGGAAACTATTCTGCTGCGGAACTCACCGAGTATATTTCTATTCTGAAAGAAGGCGGTGAGATCAGTCCTAAAGAATTCCCTTCCTATTTATCTACTTTTATTTCCGACTATCTGAATACTCCGGCTGAAAGCATAGTGTTGCAGGAAGACCATCTGGCTGCTCTGTATTATGAACATGCTATGAAATGCGGAAATAAGTTCGTCTCTTCCTGGTTTGAATTCAATCTGAACATTAATAATATTCTTGTTGCATTTACAGCCCGTAAATTCAAATGGGATATTGCTTCCCATATTGTAGGAAATACGGAAGTGTGCGAAGCTTTGCGTACATCCAGTGCCCGCGATTTTGGTTTGTCCGGTGAAGTGGATGTTTTTGAATCGTTGGTGAAGACCAGTGAGATTACGGAACTGGTGGAACGTGAAAAGAAATTGGATGCTCTGCGGTGGAACTGGATGGAAGATGCTATCTTCTTCGATTATTTCACTGTAGAACGTATTTTCGCTTTCTTACTGAAGCTGGAAATGATTGAGCGTTGGATTTCATTGGATAAGGAAAGAGGAAATCAATTGTTCCGAAGCATTATTGAATCGCTGAAGAATGAGGTACAGATTCCCGCAGAATTCAGATAA